From a region of the Myxococcus stipitatus genome:
- a CDS encoding inorganic phosphate transporter, translating to MLLAAVILIVAVALIFDFINGFHDAANSIATVVSTRVLSPNLAVAWAAFFNFVAAFSGGVHVANTMGKGIINFEMLRAEGSPAVLAVIFSALMGAIAWNLLTWWWGLPSSSSHALAGGMIGATLPVLGFKGLVGAGIAKIAAFIVLSPLIGMFLGTTLMVASTWAVHKQTPLRVDAWFRRLQLVSSAIFSYSHGTNDAQKVMGIIAVVLFGTIWKDRPFHIDWWMIISCHAAIALGTFFGGWRIVRTMGHSLTKLAPIGGFSAETGGGVTIIALAEMGIPVSTTHTITGAIVGVGSTRGWRAVKWGTAGRIIWAWVVTIPAAATVAMLVYGLTQLVVRLAS from the coding sequence ATGCTACTCGCCGCCGTCATCCTCATTGTCGCGGTCGCGCTCATCTTCGACTTCATCAACGGCTTCCACGACGCGGCGAACTCCATCGCCACCGTGGTGTCCACCCGGGTGTTGTCGCCCAACCTGGCCGTGGCGTGGGCCGCCTTCTTCAACTTCGTGGCCGCGTTCAGCGGGGGCGTCCACGTCGCCAACACCATGGGCAAGGGCATCATCAACTTCGAGATGCTCCGGGCCGAGGGCTCGCCGGCGGTGCTGGCGGTCATCTTCTCCGCGCTCATGGGCGCCATCGCCTGGAACCTCCTGACGTGGTGGTGGGGCCTGCCGTCGTCCTCGTCGCATGCGCTGGCGGGCGGCATGATTGGCGCCACGCTGCCGGTGCTCGGGTTCAAGGGCCTGGTGGGCGCGGGCATCGCGAAGATCGCCGCCTTCATCGTCCTGTCGCCGCTCATCGGCATGTTCCTGGGGACGACGCTGATGGTGGCGAGCACCTGGGCGGTGCACAAGCAGACGCCGCTGCGCGTGGACGCGTGGTTCCGCCGGCTCCAGCTCGTGTCCTCCGCCATCTTCTCCTACAGCCACGGCACCAACGACGCGCAGAAGGTGATGGGCATCATCGCCGTGGTGCTCTTCGGCACCATCTGGAAGGACCGCCCGTTCCACATCGACTGGTGGATGATCATCTCCTGTCACGCGGCCATCGCCCTGGGGACGTTCTTCGGCGGCTGGCGCATCGTGCGGACCATGGGCCACAGCCTCACCAAGCTGGCGCCCATCGGCGGCTTCAGCGCGGAGACGGGCGGCGGCGTCACCATCATCGCGCTGGCGGAGATGGGCATCCCCGTCTCCACCACGCACACCATCACCGGGGCCATCGTGGGCGTGGGCTCCACGCGCGGCTGGCGCGCGGTGAAGTGGGGTACCGCCGGCCGCATCATCTGGGCCTGGGTGGTCACCATCCCCGCCGCGGCCACCGTGGCGATGCTCGTCTACGGGCTGACCCAGCTCGTCGTGCGGCTGGCCTCCTAG
- a CDS encoding DUF47 domain-containing protein, which produces MLERLMPKSDEFFDDFDKQCAATVKGAKMLYDLLRDYRDVPERVRALKDVEHQGDEVTHTAFNRLHQQFITPFDRAQIHSLLSRIDDVLDLTNAAAARLHYYEIESSLPDATELARLLVLSTEKVQEAVAALRLIKKPDQILAGCKDIKQLESQADEVLRSGLGRLFKSGVDTLTIIKWKEIYDLIETATDKCQGVANVIEGVVLEHS; this is translated from the coding sequence ATGCTCGAAAGGCTGATGCCCAAGTCGGACGAGTTCTTCGACGACTTCGACAAGCAATGCGCCGCGACCGTCAAGGGCGCGAAGATGCTGTACGACCTGTTGCGAGACTACCGTGACGTGCCCGAGCGCGTCCGCGCGCTCAAGGACGTGGAGCACCAGGGCGACGAGGTGACCCACACCGCGTTCAACCGGCTGCACCAGCAGTTCATCACCCCGTTCGACCGGGCGCAGATCCACTCCCTGCTGTCGCGCATCGACGACGTGTTGGACCTGACCAACGCGGCGGCGGCGCGGCTGCACTACTACGAAATCGAATCCAGCCTGCCGGACGCCACGGAGCTGGCGCGGCTGCTGGTGCTGTCGACGGAGAAGGTGCAGGAGGCCGTGGCGGCGCTGCGGCTCATCAAGAAGCCGGACCAGATTCTCGCGGGCTGCAAGGACATCAAGCAGTTGGAGAGCCAGGCGGACGAGGTGCTGCGGTCCGGACTGGGCCGGCTCTTCAAGAGCGGGGTCGACACTCTGACCATCATCAAATGGAAGGAGATCTACGACCTCATCGAGACCGCCACGGACAAGTGCCAGGGCGTGGCCAATGTCATCGAAGGCGTGGTGCTGGAGCACTCCTAG
- the trxA gene encoding thioredoxin, translating into MAGEVIELSDAAFPPEVLESREPVLVDFTAPWCPPCRFIGPILEALAVEYRGRMKMAKLDVDAHPATASQYGVRALPTLLIFKEGKVVRQIVGALPRAKLEQEVLAHV; encoded by the coding sequence ATGGCGGGAGAAGTCATCGAGCTGAGCGACGCGGCGTTCCCCCCCGAGGTGCTCGAATCACGCGAACCGGTGCTGGTCGATTTCACCGCGCCATGGTGCCCACCCTGCCGCTTCATCGGCCCCATCCTCGAGGCGCTCGCCGTCGAGTATCGCGGCAGGATGAAGATGGCGAAGCTCGACGTGGACGCCCATCCGGCGACCGCGAGCCAGTACGGCGTCCGCGCCCTGCCCACCCTGCTCATCTTCAAGGAGGGCAAGGTGGTGCGGCAGATCGTCGGCGCGCTGCCCAGGGCGAAACTGGAGCAGGAGGTGCTCGCCCACGTGTGA